One part of the Cyclobacteriaceae bacterium genome encodes these proteins:
- a CDS encoding tetratricopeptide repeat protein: MKKVVILLLIALPLAMYAQKPLKPNLNKALTSWKEGKLKDAKDMIDVCATDPKLSLDAKTWFYKGLIYASLDTTSNKTFKALSGNALQESLDAFAKSDELNKNSKNELFYQDNSFFPVTKSTAISALGGYYINEGAKAYQDDDYEAALKAFEKSQKFLPKDTTAYFYAGYVAYALEEYDKALSNFNEYNTLGGKSADAYSIIINIVGGVKEDKEKALALTREARKKHPNHKDFPLMEIGYLIDLDKTQEAKGGLEQAVKNDPTNKTLHFYLGYVNSKLDKFDDAKKNFEAALKVDPTYFDAQYYLAQLYLIEADKIKREMNNLGISAADKKKKVELDAELVRRYKEALPYWEKAEKLNPSDTDVLDKLSIIYYYLGEDAKAARVEKRLKELGIE, encoded by the coding sequence ATGAAAAAAGTAGTTATTCTTCTATTGATCGCCTTGCCATTGGCGATGTATGCACAGAAGCCCTTAAAGCCTAATTTAAATAAAGCATTGACCTCCTGGAAAGAAGGTAAACTTAAGGATGCCAAGGACATGATCGATGTTTGTGCAACTGATCCTAAGTTATCTTTAGATGCCAAAACCTGGTTTTACAAAGGCTTGATCTACGCATCGTTGGACACGACATCAAACAAAACGTTTAAGGCCCTTTCCGGGAACGCACTTCAGGAATCCCTTGATGCTTTTGCAAAGTCTGATGAACTGAACAAAAACTCAAAAAACGAACTGTTTTACCAGGATAATTCTTTCTTTCCCGTAACCAAATCAACTGCCATAAGCGCTTTAGGTGGCTATTACATTAACGAAGGTGCCAAGGCCTATCAGGATGATGATTATGAAGCAGCCCTGAAAGCGTTTGAAAAGTCTCAGAAGTTTCTTCCCAAAGACACTACCGCTTATTTCTACGCTGGTTATGTTGCTTATGCTTTGGAAGAATACGACAAAGCGTTGTCAAATTTCAACGAATACAATACCCTTGGAGGTAAATCTGCTGATGCCTATTCCATAATTATCAATATAGTTGGAGGGGTGAAAGAAGATAAGGAAAAAGCTTTGGCATTAACCCGTGAAGCCCGAAAGAAACACCCTAACCATAAAGACTTTCCATTGATGGAAATAGGGTACCTGATTGACCTTGATAAGACCCAAGAGGCTAAAGGGGGGCTTGAGCAGGCTGTAAAGAATGATCCAACCAATAAAACCTTGCATTTCTATCTGGGCTATGTTAATTCAAAGCTTGATAAGTTTGATGATGCCAAGAAAAATTTTGAAGCTGCTCTAAAAGTTGACCCAACCTATTTTGATGCACAGTATTACCTGGCACAACTTTACCTGATCGAAGCCGATAAGATCAAACGTGAAATGAATAACCTTGGAATTTCTGCTGCTGATAAGAAGAAAAAAGTTGAATTGGACGCAGAACTTGTAAGGCGCTATAAGGAAGCGTTACCCTATTGGGAAAAAGCCGAGAAGCTGAATCCTTCCGATACCGATGTTTTAGATAAATTAAGTATTATCTACTACTACCTTGGTGAAGATGCTAAAGCAGCACGAGTTGAAAAGCGTTTAAAAGAGCTGGGTATAGAATAA
- a CDS encoding galactose mutarotase → MRVYIIFLMWIASACSKQKNTDIGITFTDFGMIDTTTIKQYSIRNKAGMKVSVLNYGGTITEILVPDRNGNFENIVLGFPTLEGYLGENNPYFGALIGRYANRISSAAFSLDGQQYKLQANNNGNTLHGGNKGFDKVIWDVKIESDSSLRMMYDSPDGEEGFPGNLHVEVVFTLGSKNSLTLDYTATTDKATPVNLTSHAYFNLSAGKSSTILDHELQLFTERITEVDDYLLPTGKFMEVFGTAFDFLKARSIGRDMGQVRGGYDHNFVLLEAEETGLSRPAAKLYDPLSGREMRLYTSEPGLQFYSGNFLDGTITGKNGHVYVKHAGLCLEPQHFPDSPNQPHFPNTILQPGEIYRQTSRFEFLIR, encoded by the coding sequence ATGCGAGTTTACATTATATTTTTGATGTGGATTGCATCAGCCTGCAGTAAGCAGAAGAATACAGATATTGGGATAACCTTTACCGATTTTGGTATGATTGACACAACAACTATTAAACAGTATTCGATCAGGAATAAGGCAGGTATGAAGGTTAGCGTACTAAACTATGGCGGAACCATTACAGAAATTTTAGTACCTGATCGAAACGGTAACTTTGAAAATATTGTACTTGGCTTTCCAACACTTGAAGGTTATCTAGGTGAAAACAATCCGTACTTTGGCGCATTGATCGGGCGCTATGCCAACCGTATTAGCAGCGCTGCGTTTAGCCTTGATGGACAACAGTACAAACTTCAGGCTAATAATAATGGCAACACGTTGCATGGTGGAAACAAAGGTTTCGACAAAGTGATATGGGATGTGAAGATTGAATCCGATAGTTCTTTGCGCATGATGTATGATAGCCCCGATGGGGAAGAGGGGTTTCCCGGCAATCTTCACGTAGAAGTTGTGTTCACATTAGGAAGTAAAAATTCTCTTACGCTTGATTATACGGCAACAACCGACAAGGCAACACCGGTCAATTTAACCAGCCATGCGTACTTTAACTTGTCAGCCGGAAAAAGTTCCACCATTCTGGACCATGAACTGCAGCTTTTCACAGAACGGATAACGGAAGTGGATGATTACCTTCTTCCAACAGGAAAATTCATGGAAGTATTTGGTACGGCTTTCGATTTTCTCAAAGCAAGGAGCATTGGTCGGGATATGGGGCAAGTACGCGGTGGTTATGATCATAACTTTGTATTGCTGGAAGCAGAAGAAACCGGGTTGTCGCGTCCCGCAGCTAAACTCTACGACCCTTTGAGCGGGAGAGAGATGCGTCTGTATACATCAGAACCCGGTCTGCAATTCTATTCAGGCAATTTTCTCGATGGCACTATTACCGGAAAGAACGGGCACGTTTATGTTAAGCATGCCGGATTATGTCTGGAGCCACAGCATTTTCCGGATTCGCCCAATCAACCACACTTTCCAAATACGATTTTACAACCGGGCGAAATTTATCGCCAGACAAGCCGCTTTGAATTTTTAATTCGATGA
- a CDS encoding glycoside hydrolase family 127 protein, with amino-acid sequence MRKLLLVILTTIGLTKSVYAQESLQGVSFSSLTITDNFWKPRLQTIATKTLNACIAQTEIKTPRIRNFEKIVNKTGERHEGIYYDDSDVYKALEAIAYSLNNFPDKKLEETADRWIDVISKSQLQDGYLNTYYQLGDLSQRWTDIEKHEDYNAGHLIEAAVAYYHATGKDKLLQTAIRFANHIDSTFRLGNKPWFSGHQEIELALVKLYNVTRNDRYLKLSEWYLQQRGKGHYPYGTNWITPDYWQDLKPVHEQTEITGHAVRAMYQYTGAADVAVALRHKQYAEAMRAVWEDVVFRNLYITGGIGSSGRNEGFSIDYDLPNMNAYCETCASVGMVFWNQRMNRLNGDSKFIDVLERSLYNGSLSGLSLTGDRFFYGNPLASFGTHTRKEWFGTACCPSNIARLTASVGDYIYATSTTGLWINLFIANKAKLAVGKQSVSIELDTNYPWDGKGKLTVNPDKQGSFDLHVRIPGWAQSKPVPGDLYSFKENKNTTITFRLNDKVISPEIIYGYAVIKRTWKKGDVVEWDFPMEVQEVVAHEQVKQNTDRVALQRGPLMYCVEGVDNNGAAWDFIVPDNTHYTSEFKPDLLGGVVVITFEAQALKGGSSPADVLHYPKTITAIPYYAWNNRGANEMQVWLPKKVKEVRINPEN; translated from the coding sequence ATGCGCAAACTATTACTTGTCATTCTAACGACTATTGGCCTGACCAAATCCGTGTATGCGCAAGAGTCCCTTCAAGGTGTAAGTTTCTCATCGCTGACCATCACCGATAATTTCTGGAAACCCCGGCTGCAAACCATTGCCACCAAAACCTTGAATGCCTGCATTGCACAAACGGAAATTAAAACTCCACGGATTCGAAATTTTGAGAAGATTGTGAATAAAACAGGCGAGAGACATGAAGGGATTTATTATGATGACAGTGATGTTTATAAAGCCCTTGAAGCGATTGCCTATTCACTTAACAATTTTCCGGATAAGAAACTTGAAGAAACAGCTGATCGCTGGATTGATGTAATCAGCAAGTCCCAGCTTCAGGATGGGTATTTGAACACCTATTACCAGCTCGGTGATCTTTCGCAACGCTGGACCGACATTGAAAAGCACGAGGACTATAATGCAGGACATTTGATCGAAGCTGCCGTTGCTTATTACCATGCAACCGGAAAGGACAAACTGCTTCAAACTGCCATACGGTTCGCCAATCATATTGACTCCACCTTTCGGCTGGGCAACAAACCCTGGTTCAGTGGACATCAGGAAATTGAGCTGGCATTGGTCAAACTCTATAATGTTACCAGAAATGATCGATACCTGAAGCTAAGTGAGTGGTACCTGCAGCAACGCGGCAAAGGGCATTATCCTTATGGCACGAATTGGATTACGCCCGATTACTGGCAGGATTTAAAGCCTGTACATGAGCAGACCGAAATTACTGGTCATGCCGTTCGTGCCATGTATCAATACACGGGTGCGGCAGATGTCGCAGTTGCCTTACGTCATAAACAATATGCTGAGGCTATGCGGGCAGTATGGGAAGATGTTGTCTTCAGAAATCTGTACATCACCGGTGGCATCGGATCATCAGGTCGCAATGAGGGTTTTTCAATCGACTATGATTTGCCAAATATGAATGCTTATTGTGAAACGTGTGCTTCCGTAGGCATGGTATTCTGGAACCAGCGCATGAACCGGTTAAACGGTGACAGTAAATTTATTGATGTGCTCGAGCGGAGTTTATATAACGGTTCACTATCCGGATTGTCCTTAACCGGTGACCGGTTCTTTTATGGTAACCCGTTGGCATCGTTTGGTACGCATACGCGAAAGGAATGGTTTGGCACTGCGTGTTGCCCATCTAACATTGCCCGATTAACCGCGTCAGTTGGTGATTATATATACGCCACTTCTACAACGGGTCTGTGGATCAACCTGTTTATTGCAAACAAAGCAAAACTTGCTGTAGGAAAACAATCCGTTTCAATTGAACTGGATACAAATTATCCTTGGGATGGAAAAGGAAAACTCACGGTGAACCCGGATAAGCAAGGCTCGTTTGATCTTCATGTTCGAATACCAGGTTGGGCGCAAAGCAAACCTGTTCCGGGTGACCTCTACAGCTTCAAGGAAAATAAAAACACAACGATTACGTTCCGGTTAAACGATAAAGTTATTTCTCCTGAAATCATATATGGATATGCTGTAATTAAGCGCACCTGGAAAAAGGGGGATGTAGTGGAGTGGGATTTTCCGATGGAAGTACAGGAGGTTGTAGCTCACGAACAAGTAAAGCAAAACACTGATCGTGTAGCACTACAGCGAGGGCCATTGATGTACTGTGTCGAAGGTGTTGATAATAACGGGGCGGCTTGGGATTTCATTGTTCCAGACAATACCCATTATACGTCCGAGTTTAAGCCGGATCTGCTGGGTGGTGTAGTTGTTATTACATTCGAAGCCCAGGCATTGAAGGGTGGATCATCCCCAGCCGATGTATTGCATTATCCCAAAACCATAACTGCTATTCCTTACTATGCTTGGAATAATCGTGGCGCCAATGAAATGCAGGTATGGCTTCCTAAGAAAGTCAAGGAAGTTAGAATTAACCCGGAGAATTAA
- a CDS encoding SUMF1/EgtB/PvdO family nonheme iron enzyme, with protein sequence MRVTCSFLLVLIIRVVIAQPLDDLVAQEGRVTIIKSGSRSWLVKLPLVTFRVNDILHHSEGKGLLEVNSSDFQYSDQGLSFRITFTNPTKDTLTLTNVVPFGELDKEAVITGLGKHPLSRTHLFLPNRNPVNVIVPDNAWNLGYSASKLDAEYRLVGLARRDPDSFVKANRKRFETILLPGVGSVSYLIYADLYRGEWQEGLREVFQKRYLYDLSEFNDDLYKRTDLQWIKKTYVMHLMMAWDKDYYDYKTGQFNWQQFQKRGQQWYGGDDVICLWPTWPTLGLDQRNQFDLYRDLPGGLGKLRVLADSLRAHGTKFFIAYNPWDESTRSEGHLLGLADLIKETSADGVVLDTKGESSRELQEAADAVKPGVIMYSEGMAVPKDMPGIISGRVHNALYYPPMLNLNKFIRPDFSIFRVAEVFKERIKREYALAFFNGYGTEINQFAPGHPEWEEEQYRFLGRTTRILRENNSAFTSFDWTPLVPTLRDSIWVNAWPARDISIYTVFRPKKTIYTIFSLKPEGYKGALFEIDQEAGYHYVDLWHHEEIIPVAVNNRLHAQVKLEAFNSYELGTNNEGAVGCVAKLPQLLRVSYRNNYLSIEAGKGTEIRLWAGSPAYGKDYHTLAREQHELFLPDLIGRYEGKVVIQLFDGDELADERIIDIKPGTPRLISKSQVTASSSVVSKAPIGMVRIPAGKFIFKSMQGDAFIPYPEEGEGEYSMKSFWMDRTPVTNLQFRQFLQATGYRPADTANFLKHWIKGNIRPGEENFPVVYVSYEDGQAYAKWAGKRLPTELEWQYAAQTEKGNEWPWKQTKPVKRTTQYVTETLTVSAIEGINPRNANLGDGKLYAVGKYPRGANPYGLLDLSGCVWQLTNDIYESGSYRYIIMKGGSYFKPSSSWWYVQGGPRELHYRQALLRVSEGFERNATVGFRCIKD encoded by the coding sequence ATGAGAGTTACATGCTCATTCCTGTTGGTGCTGATCATACGAGTGGTTATTGCTCAACCCCTTGATGATTTGGTTGCGCAGGAGGGAAGGGTTACGATAATCAAATCAGGTTCACGATCATGGTTGGTAAAACTTCCGTTAGTCACATTTAGGGTTAACGACATTCTGCATCATTCAGAAGGTAAAGGTTTGTTGGAAGTAAATAGCTCCGATTTTCAGTATTCAGATCAAGGTCTTTCTTTTCGGATTACATTCACTAATCCAACCAAAGACACGCTTACCCTTACCAATGTTGTTCCTTTTGGTGAGCTCGACAAAGAAGCTGTTATTACCGGACTGGGCAAACATCCATTATCGCGAACGCATTTGTTCTTACCCAACCGGAATCCCGTAAACGTTATCGTGCCCGATAATGCCTGGAACCTTGGGTATTCAGCATCGAAACTTGATGCTGAATACCGGCTAGTTGGATTAGCCAGGCGTGATCCGGACTCATTTGTTAAGGCCAACCGAAAACGATTCGAAACCATTTTGCTACCGGGTGTAGGCTCGGTGTCGTATTTGATTTATGCCGATTTGTACAGGGGCGAATGGCAGGAGGGACTTCGTGAGGTATTTCAAAAACGCTACTTGTACGATTTAAGTGAGTTTAACGATGATCTTTATAAACGGACTGATTTACAGTGGATAAAAAAAACTTATGTCATGCATTTGATGATGGCGTGGGACAAAGACTACTATGACTACAAAACCGGACAATTTAACTGGCAGCAATTTCAAAAGCGCGGTCAGCAATGGTACGGTGGTGACGATGTTATTTGCCTGTGGCCCACATGGCCCACCTTGGGTTTGGACCAACGTAACCAGTTTGATCTGTACCGCGATCTGCCGGGTGGACTGGGCAAACTTCGTGTGTTAGCTGATTCACTTCGGGCGCATGGTACAAAGTTTTTCATCGCGTACAATCCATGGGATGAAAGCACCCGATCGGAAGGGCACTTGCTAGGATTGGCCGATCTTATAAAGGAAACTTCTGCGGATGGTGTTGTGCTTGATACCAAAGGCGAGTCGAGCAGGGAGTTGCAGGAAGCTGCTGATGCCGTGAAGCCGGGCGTGATTATGTACAGCGAAGGCATGGCGGTGCCGAAGGATATGCCGGGCATCATCAGTGGTCGCGTGCACAATGCGTTGTACTACCCTCCAATGCTCAACCTCAATAAATTTATCCGCCCCGACTTCTCCATCTTTCGGGTAGCCGAAGTGTTTAAGGAAAGAATAAAACGGGAGTACGCACTCGCTTTCTTCAACGGTTACGGAACGGAGATCAATCAATTTGCACCTGGTCATCCGGAGTGGGAAGAAGAGCAGTACAGGTTCCTGGGGCGTACTACGCGCATCTTGCGCGAGAATAATTCAGCCTTTACTTCATTTGACTGGACCCCTTTAGTGCCAACCCTTCGCGATAGTATTTGGGTTAACGCATGGCCAGCCCGCGACATCAGTATCTACACGGTATTCAGGCCGAAGAAAACCATCTACACCATTTTTAGCCTGAAGCCCGAAGGTTATAAAGGTGCTTTATTTGAAATTGATCAGGAAGCTGGGTATCACTACGTTGACCTGTGGCACCATGAAGAAATTATTCCGGTAGCTGTAAATAATAGGTTGCATGCACAAGTAAAGCTTGAAGCTTTTAACAGTTATGAACTGGGAACGAATAATGAAGGCGCGGTTGGTTGTGTTGCAAAATTACCCCAATTGCTGCGTGTATCTTATCGCAATAATTACCTTAGCATAGAAGCCGGTAAAGGAACTGAAATACGGTTGTGGGCGGGTAGCCCGGCTTATGGCAAAGATTACCACACGCTGGCCCGCGAGCAACATGAACTATTTCTTCCAGACCTTATCGGGCGGTATGAAGGTAAGGTGGTGATACAACTTTTTGATGGCGATGAATTAGCCGATGAGCGAATTATCGATATCAAGCCAGGCACACCGCGACTAATATCAAAGTCTCAGGTTACTGCATCTTCATCAGTTGTCAGCAAAGCACCAATAGGTATGGTGCGTATTCCGGCAGGAAAATTTATTTTCAAATCCATGCAAGGAGATGCTTTTATTCCGTACCCGGAAGAAGGAGAGGGGGAATACAGCATGAAATCTTTCTGGATGGACCGCACTCCGGTAACCAATTTACAATTCAGGCAGTTTCTTCAAGCTACTGGTTATCGTCCTGCTGATACTGCCAACTTCTTAAAGCACTGGATAAAAGGAAACATTCGTCCAGGCGAAGAAAACTTCCCGGTCGTTTACGTTTCCTACGAAGATGGTCAGGCATATGCTAAATGGGCCGGTAAGCGACTACCTACTGAATTGGAGTGGCAATACGCAGCGCAAACAGAAAAGGGCAACGAGTGGCCCTGGAAACAAACCAAACCGGTAAAGCGCACAACGCAATATGTTACCGAAACACTTACGGTATCGGCAATTGAAGGTATCAACCCGCGTAATGCCAACTTGGGTGATGGGAAATTATATGCTGTTGGCAAGTATCCGCGCGGAGCCAATCCGTATGGTTTGCTTGACTTATCAGGATGTGTTTGGCAACTCACCAACGACATCTACGAAAGCGGAAGTTACCGGTACATCATCATGAAGGGGGGAAGCTATTTCAAACCATCGTCAAGCTGGTGGTATGTGCAGGGCGGCCCACGTGAATTGCATTACCGGCAGGCATTGTTGCGCGTAAGTGAAGGTTTTGAACGTAACGCTACGGTTGGGTTCCGTTGTATAAAAGACTGA
- the gyrA gene encoding DNA gyrase subunit A → MRGAYIDYSMSVIVSRALPDVRDGLKPVHRRVLYGMLELGVNYNKPYKKSARIVGEVLGKYHPHGDGSVYDTMVRMAQDWSMRYPLVDGQGNFGSIDGDAPAAMRYTEARLRRVAEELLADINKDTVDFQPNFDDSLTEPTVLPGKLPNLLVNGASGIAVGMATNMAPHNLREVADGIVAYIDNNDITIEDLMKLITAPDFPTGGTIYGIGGVREAYRTGRGRVVIRSKAEIVTQANGREQIVVTEIPYQVNKALMIEKTAALVNEKKIEGISDIRDESDRDGYRIVYDLKKDAIANIVLNNLFKYTQLQSNFGINNVALVKGRPQTLNLKELIKHFVDHRHEVVIRRTQFELNEAEKRAHILEGYLIALDNLDEVIALIRASKDPDTAKTELMKRFGLSEIQSKAILEMRLQRLTGLERDKIQQEYKEVMDLIGRLKEILSSEPLRMQIIKDELTELKERYGDDRRTSIVHTEEDDILPEDMIPNEEMVITISNQGYIKRTSLSEYRTQGRGGTGSRGVATKEDDFTEHLFIAHAHNYLLIFTEGGKVYWKKAYEIPEGNKTSKGRAIQNLINIEPGDMVKSVINITSLEDQDYLNNNFVILCTEKGTIKKTSLEAYSRPRQGGINAITIHEGDKLLTASLTNGKNHIIIAKSEGKAVHFSEEDVRPMGRTAAGVRGVTLDSNNDKVIGMVCITREDANLLVVSEKGYGKRSSIDDYRVTKRGGKGVKTINITDKTGKLVAIKEVVDEDDLMIINRSGITIRIKVSELRVMGRATQGVRLIKLNDEDRISSVEKIQKMAEEPDEN, encoded by the coding sequence ATGCGCGGTGCATACATCGATTATTCGATGTCTGTTATCGTGTCGAGGGCATTGCCCGATGTACGTGACGGTTTAAAACCGGTACATCGCAGGGTTTTATATGGCATGCTTGAACTGGGTGTAAACTATAACAAACCATATAAAAAATCAGCCCGGATAGTAGGGGAAGTGCTTGGTAAATACCACCCGCATGGCGATGGATCAGTCTACGATACCATGGTTCGCATGGCACAGGATTGGTCCATGCGGTACCCTTTAGTAGATGGCCAGGGAAACTTTGGATCCATTGATGGCGATGCCCCGGCAGCCATGCGTTATACCGAAGCACGCCTGCGCAGGGTTGCTGAGGAACTTCTGGCGGACATCAATAAAGATACCGTTGACTTTCAGCCCAACTTTGATGATTCCCTTACCGAACCTACTGTATTGCCCGGTAAGTTGCCTAACCTTTTGGTAAACGGTGCTTCTGGTATTGCCGTGGGCATGGCCACCAATATGGCCCCTCATAACTTACGCGAAGTAGCCGATGGCATCGTGGCCTACATCGACAATAATGATATTACCATTGAAGACTTAATGAAATTGATCACCGCCCCTGACTTTCCTACGGGAGGGACCATTTATGGTATTGGGGGCGTTCGGGAAGCTTATCGCACCGGACGAGGAAGGGTTGTGATCCGATCGAAAGCTGAGATTGTAACCCAGGCCAATGGAAGGGAACAAATCGTGGTCACGGAAATTCCGTACCAGGTTAATAAGGCTTTGATGATTGAAAAAACAGCCGCCCTGGTAAATGAAAAGAAAATCGAAGGCATATCCGATATCCGTGATGAATCAGACCGGGATGGTTATCGCATCGTTTACGATTTGAAAAAGGATGCGATCGCCAACATCGTACTGAATAATTTGTTCAAATACACACAGTTACAATCTAACTTCGGAATTAATAATGTAGCCCTTGTAAAGGGCAGGCCGCAAACGCTTAACTTAAAAGAGCTGATCAAGCATTTTGTTGACCACCGACACGAGGTGGTTATCAGGCGTACACAATTTGAGTTAAATGAAGCTGAAAAGCGTGCCCACATCCTGGAAGGATACCTGATTGCCCTGGACAACCTGGACGAAGTTATTGCCTTAATAAGGGCCTCAAAAGACCCGGATACCGCCAAGACCGAATTGATGAAACGTTTCGGTCTATCCGAAATCCAGTCGAAGGCAATCCTTGAGATGCGCTTGCAGCGATTAACCGGCCTGGAGCGCGACAAAATCCAGCAGGAGTATAAAGAAGTAATGGACCTTATAGGTCGTCTGAAAGAAATCCTTTCGAGCGAGCCTTTGCGCATGCAGATCATCAAAGACGAGCTTACCGAATTAAAGGAGCGATATGGTGATGACCGCAGAACGTCAATCGTTCATACTGAAGAAGATGACATTCTTCCCGAAGACATGATCCCGAACGAGGAGATGGTAATTACCATTTCCAACCAGGGCTACATCAAGCGCACCTCCCTGTCCGAATACCGTACACAAGGCAGGGGTGGTACCGGTTCACGCGGGGTAGCTACCAAAGAAGATGACTTTACCGAGCACTTGTTCATCGCCCATGCCCATAACTATTTGCTGATCTTTACGGAAGGCGGCAAGGTATACTGGAAAAAGGCATATGAAATACCGGAAGGGAATAAAACATCAAAAGGCCGGGCTATCCAGAACTTAATAAACATCGAACCGGGTGATATGGTTAAATCGGTAATTAACATTACCAGTCTGGAAGATCAGGATTATCTCAACAACAACTTTGTTATTCTGTGTACCGAAAAAGGTACCATTAAAAAAACCTCGCTTGAAGCTTACTCGAGGCCGCGGCAAGGCGGAATAAATGCCATTACCATTCACGAAGGCGATAAGCTTTTAACAGCCTCATTAACAAACGGTAAGAATCACATCATTATAGCCAAATCAGAAGGTAAGGCCGTACACTTTAGCGAAGAGGACGTGCGCCCAATGGGACGCACCGCTGCCGGTGTAAGGGGCGTCACGCTGGATTCCAATAACGATAAAGTTATCGGCATGGTTTGCATTACCCGGGAAGATGCTAATTTGCTGGTCGTTTCGGAAAAAGGGTATGGAAAACGTTCTTCGATAGATGATTACAGGGTTACCAAACGAGGTGGAAAAGGCGTTAAAACCATAAACATCACGGATAAAACTGGCAAGCTTGTTGCAATCAAGGAAGTTGTTGATGAAGACGACCTGATGATTATTAACCGTTCCGGAATTACCATTCGCATAAAAGTAAGCGAACTTCGTGTAATGGGCAGGGCCACACAAGGGGTTAGGCTTATAAAATTGAACGATGAAGACAGGATTTCATCCGTAGAGAAAATACAAAAAATGGCTGAAGAGCCTGACGAGAACTAA